One stretch of Lemur catta isolate mLemCat1 chromosome 2, mLemCat1.pri, whole genome shotgun sequence DNA includes these proteins:
- the CCR6 gene encoding C-C chemokine receptor type 6 encodes MSEELMNFSDVNLFTEDYFLSGYANYTFDYEDALLCSQQEVRNFTRLFVPVAYSLICVFGLVGNVLVVVTFAFYKKARSMTDVYLLNMAIADILFVLTLPFWVVKHAAGTWIFSNATCKVMKGIYAVNFNCGMLLLACISMDRYVAIVQATKAFRLRSRTLPHSKAICLVVWLVSVLISSSTFTFSQKYPLQGGDVCEPKYDAVSDPIKWKLLMLGLELLFGFFIPLVFMIFCYLFIVKTLVQAQNSKRHKAIRVIIAVVLVFLACQIPHNMVLLVTAANLGRTNRSCHNEKLIGYARNITEVLAFLRCCLNPVLYAFIGQKFRNYFLKIMKELWCVRRKYKSQGFSCSRMYSETFISRQTSETVDNENASSFTM; translated from the exons ATGAGTGAG GAATTAATGAATTTCAGCGACGTGAACCTCTTCACGGAAGATTATTTTCTGTCAGGTTACGCCAATTATACATTTGATTACGAGGATGCCTTGCTGTGTTCTCAGCAGGAGGTCAGGAACTTCACCAGGCTGTTTGTGCCGGTCGCCTACTCCTTGATCTGCGTCTTTGGGCTTGTGGGCAACGTGCTGGTGGTGGTGACCTTCGCGTTCTACAAGAAGGCCAGGTCGATGACAGACGTCTACCTGCTGAACATGGCCATCGCAGACATACTTTTCGTTCTCACTCTGCCATTCTGGGTAGTGAAACACGCTGCCGGGACGTGGATTTTCAGCAATGCCACCTGCAAAGTCATGAAGGGCATCTACGCGGTGAACTTCAACTGCGGCATGCTGCTGCTGGCCTGCATCAGCATGGACCGCTACGTGGCCATTGTGCAGGCCACCAAAGCCTTCCGGCTCCGGTCCAGAACCCTGCCACACAGCAAGGCCATCTGTCTGGTGGTGTGGCTGGTGTCGGTTCTAATCTCCAGCTCCACCTTCACCTTCAGTCAGAAATACCCCCTGCAAGGCGGAGACGTCTGTGAACCCAAGTACGACGCCGTCTCGGACCCCATCAAGTGGAAGCTGCTGATGTTGGGGCTTGAGCtgctttttggtttctttatccCGTTGGTGTTCATGATATTTTGCTACCTGTTCATTGTCAAAACCTTAGTGCAGGCTCAGAATTCTAAAAGGCACAAAGCCATCCGCGTGATCATAGCTGTGGTGCTTGTGTTTTTGGCTTGTCAGATCCCTCATAACATGGTCCTGCTCGTGACAGCTGCAAATCTGGGTAGAACGAACCGATCGTGCCACAACGAAAAACTAATTGGCTATGCCAGAAATATCACGGAGGTGCTGGCTTTCCTCCGCTGCTGCCTCAACCCCGTGCTCTATGCGTTTATCGGTCAGAAGTTCAGAAACTACTTTCTGAAGATAATGAAGGAGCTGTGGTGTGTGAGAAGAAAGTATAAGTCCCAGGGCTTCTCTTGTTCCAGGATGTACTCGGAAACCTTCATTTCCAGGCAGACCAGCGAGACTGTGGATAACGAGAATGCTTCCTCCTTTACCATGTGA